The following are encoded together in the Humulus lupulus chromosome 5, drHumLupu1.1, whole genome shotgun sequence genome:
- the LOC133777525 gene encoding callose synthase 5-like, protein MDLLLVPYSSDPGLKIIQWPPFLLASKIPIALDMAAQFKSRDSDLWKRICADEYMKCAVIDCYEFFKHVLSILVVGDNEKRLYW, encoded by the exons ATGGATTTGTTGCTAGTTCCTTATTCATCAGATCCAGGGCTGAAGATTATTCAGTGGCCACCTTTTTTGCTTGCTAGCAAG ATACCAATAGCATTGGACATGGCAGCTCAATTTAAATCCAGGGACTCTGATCTTTGGAAGCGTATATGTGCTGATGAATACATGAAATGTGCAGTGATTGACTGTTATGAATTTTTCAAGCATGTCTTGAGCATTCTTGTGGTTGGAGATAATGAAAAAAGGTTATATTGGTAG